A single genomic interval of Phaeodactylum tricornutum CCAP 1055/1 chromosome 5, whole genome shotgun sequence harbors:
- a CDS encoding predicted protein → MNSSRCLPENIPVTIAPTMGHSMYSSNDWESCVEKCETLQQQMPRDVGPQKAISQPGSKRDNMIMLMRVFGPEGLEPWNVRNIDHIPDSKLLVIFHRWNPNFFQWFHLRRGMWVPRLGFRQEYDRRSAVREAMRDAIQRFSCEQECKSESAT, encoded by the coding sequence ATGAACTCGTCGCGCTGTCTTCCTGAAAATATTCCGGTTACGATTGCTCCAACGATGGGACACTCAATGTATTCTAGCAACGATTGGGAGTCTTGTGTGGAGAAGTGCGAGACCTTGCAGCAGCAGATGCCGCGTGACGTTGGTCCTCAAAAGGCAATTTCCCAGCCTGGCTCTAAACGAGACAATATGATCATGCTCATGAGAGTCTTTGGACCAGAAGGTCTAGAGCCATGGAATGTCCGTAATATCGACCATATACCTGACAGCAAGTTGCTTGTTATCTTCCATCGCTGGAACCCCAATTTTTTTCAATGGTTCCATCTTCGAAGGGGCATGTGGGTGCCAAGATTGGGCTTTCGGCAAGAATATGATCGACGAAGTGCCGTTCGCGAAGCAATGCGAGATGCTATCCAACGCTTCTCTTGCGAGCAAGAATGCAAATCCGAATCAGCGACGTAA